A single Thermoplasmatales archaeon DNA region contains:
- a CDS encoding thiamine pyrophosphate-dependent dehydrogenase E1 component subunit alpha, with amino-acid sequence MTEVINDTDEKQKFIRGYSAMVLYRALEKKAMAAQRQGRIGFFMQSSGQEAAQIGLSMALDEDTLFYEYYRDLPMMIHRGVPLELILNQLFGNRDDIAKGRQMPIHLLAADYNFMSIPSPVGSNLPLAVGSAFAKKYRNKSGIVEASFGDGGSSTSDFHASLNLAADLNLPVLFFCENNGWAISLPVEKQTKVEIWKKAEAYGMLGLKADGNNIMEVYKVAQEAVQHIKSGLGPVLLEVRCYRMGAHSTSDDPKKYQTDIVAEGSEKDPIVATEKILKEHGYLNDQMIANIRAESEKIINEKFEEQEKIPPPDRSTMFDDVYKERTWVLNEEEDEYR; translated from the coding sequence ATGACAGAAGTAATTAATGATACGGATGAAAAACAGAAATTTATTAGAGGCTACAGCGCAATGGTATTATACAGGGCGCTGGAGAAGAAGGCAATGGCAGCACAGAGGCAGGGAAGGATAGGTTTTTTCATGCAGAGCTCTGGGCAGGAGGCAGCACAAATAGGACTCTCGATGGCTCTGGACGAAGACACACTATTCTACGAGTATTACAGGGACTTACCCATGATGATCCACAGGGGAGTTCCATTAGAACTCATATTGAATCAACTGTTCGGCAACCGCGATGACATAGCAAAGGGAAGGCAGATGCCAATACATCTGCTTGCTGCTGATTACAATTTCATGTCGATTCCGAGCCCAGTAGGGTCAAATTTGCCACTTGCAGTCGGGTCAGCTTTTGCCAAGAAATACAGGAATAAAAGTGGAATTGTTGAGGCTTCCTTCGGAGATGGGGGATCATCGACATCTGATTTTCATGCTTCTTTAAACCTGGCGGCAGATCTCAACCTCCCGGTACTTTTCTTCTGCGAGAATAACGGATGGGCAATTTCTTTGCCCGTTGAAAAACAGACAAAGGTCGAGATCTGGAAGAAGGCTGAGGCCTATGGCATGCTTGGTCTGAAGGCCGACGGAAATAATATTATGGAAGTGTACAAGGTTGCTCAGGAAGCTGTGCAGCACATAAAATCTGGTCTAGGACCTGTGTTGCTTGAGGTCAGGTGTTACAGGATGGGCGCGCATTCAACTTCTGACGATCCGAAGAAATACCAGACAGATATTGTGGCCGAAGGTTCCGAGAAGGACCCGATAGTTGCTACCGAAAAGATACTAAAAGAGCATGGCTATCTGAACGATCAGATGATTGCGAATATAAGGGCGGAAAGCGAAAAAATTATTAACGAAAAATTCGAGGAACAGGAGAAGATACCTCCACCGGATAGATCGACCATGTTTGATGATGTTTACAAAGAGAGAACATGGGTGCTGAATGAAGAGGAGGATGAGTACAGATGA
- a CDS encoding N2,N2-dimethylguanosine tRNA methyltransferase: MIVKEGLASVYSSSDTTSMGPGVKGPGFYNAEQRLNRDITLALLSVLKPRRYLDGFGGTGIRAIRTALELSIDSVVSDINRESISIIEENVKRNSASVEVINGRFESVVSSQFFDFIDVDPYGSIVPYVDVSLNYATNGGYIGFTATDLSSLTGSVQKKTLRRYGAHIINDRLRHEKGVRLLIAFIAKRAAAQDKAITPIISFWNSHYYRVIVQVKKGASISDRTLGQISMYNKNKNLLDFYDDIDEGPIWLGNISSVKPEVEIVENYVNSDAIELIREAEYENIMPLFYELSDVASYLHKDVPKIDDVMAYLMMEFGIESRRTRFSYTGIKYNGPRDRILEACLKLSRKK, encoded by the coding sequence GTGATCGTAAAGGAAGGATTGGCAAGCGTCTATTCTTCCAGCGATACAACTTCCATGGGCCCAGGAGTCAAAGGTCCTGGATTTTACAATGCCGAACAGAGATTGAATAGAGATATCACCCTGGCATTATTGTCTGTCCTTAAACCAAGACGATATCTTGATGGTTTTGGTGGTACCGGAATAAGAGCAATCAGGACTGCGCTTGAGCTTTCCATAGATTCGGTTGTTTCAGATATCAACAGAGAATCGATCAGTATCATAGAGGAAAACGTAAAGCGCAACAGTGCATCTGTTGAAGTCATCAACGGCCGGTTTGAGAGCGTTGTATCCTCTCAGTTCTTCGATTTTATAGATGTTGATCCGTATGGAAGCATTGTGCCATACGTAGACGTGTCGCTGAACTATGCTACGAACGGGGGGTATATAGGATTTACTGCAACAGACCTGTCTTCCCTTACTGGGTCGGTTCAGAAGAAGACCTTAAGGAGATACGGGGCACATATCATAAATGACAGACTCAGGCACGAGAAGGGTGTAAGGTTGTTGATTGCATTTATAGCAAAAAGGGCTGCTGCACAGGACAAGGCCATAACACCGATAATATCTTTCTGGAATTCCCATTATTACAGAGTTATTGTACAGGTGAAGAAAGGCGCATCTATTTCGGACAGGACACTTGGTCAAATTTCAATGTACAACAAAAATAAGAATTTACTGGATTTTTACGATGACATCGATGAAGGACCAATATGGCTTGGGAACATTTCCTCAGTAAAGCCTGAAGTCGAGATAGTAGAAAATTACGTTAACAGTGATGCTATAGAATTAATAAGAGAAGCCGAATACGAGAATATTATGCCCTTATTTTATGAATTAAGCGATGTCGCGAGTTATCTCCATAAAGATGTACCAAAGATAGACGATGTAATGGCATATCTGATGATGGAGTTCGGTATCGAATCGAGAAGAACAAGATTTTCCTATACTGGTATAAAATACAATGGTCCTAGAGACCGAATTTTAGAGGCTTGCTTAAAACTTTCCCGTAAAAAATAA
- a CDS encoding ATP-binding protein, protein MKRTLKIDFKLKKKYIETNRNSTDGVLYDADYEFGPYYINMIESLDFPITLAFSIRKLNPNLQRKMIKKIIAERKTEFHTSINQKNGEKSTLMKQVEDAERILQELDAENSKLFNASMHIKITSEHPVELKDRFDRLSETLGYLGMEIKNDTGRLVSNRHYPLPISKGGKYLLNSKSLSSIIPIYFTPKILPQGILVGIDDINEKPVYIDPFIENSHNMLIIGETGSGKSFLVKLLIHRLMTKHVCEKFFIFDPLNEYPSKIFGGKAIFLYIDAEGKILPSIDHNGFWNDESKGNLSGDQDVVIVRPSDGVDFNERAITSMLKLANQFMAAGNEKKMLIFDECHIITSMPAGFNALNSMVRHSRHYNASIVDISQNVDDFLRPELASIAYNSNRIFVFRTRSMRTEHNTVLKLEDFDFAPVHSLLGGKTDSFSECVLSSGKDVKKIRVLSTSEERRILSS, encoded by the coding sequence ATGAAAAGGACATTAAAAATAGATTTCAAGTTAAAGAAAAAATATATTGAGACAAACAGAAACTCGACAGACGGCGTACTATATGATGCGGATTACGAGTTTGGTCCGTATTACATAAATATGATTGAGAGTCTGGATTTCCCAATAACGTTAGCGTTCAGTATACGAAAGCTGAATCCTAATCTTCAGAGAAAGATGATAAAGAAGATCATAGCCGAACGGAAAACTGAATTTCACACTTCAATTAATCAGAAGAATGGCGAGAAATCCACCCTGATGAAACAGGTAGAAGATGCTGAGAGAATCCTTCAAGAACTCGATGCTGAAAATTCGAAATTGTTCAACGCATCTATGCATATCAAGATAACCTCTGAACATCCTGTTGAGCTTAAGGACCGTTTTGATCGCCTTTCCGAAACATTAGGGTATCTGGGGATGGAAATCAAAAATGATACAGGCAGACTCGTTTCAAATCGCCATTACCCTCTACCCATCTCCAAGGGCGGGAAATACCTGTTGAATTCCAAGTCCTTATCAAGCATCATCCCGATATACTTTACACCAAAAATTCTTCCTCAAGGCATTCTTGTTGGAATCGATGACATTAATGAGAAACCGGTGTACATAGATCCTTTCATCGAGAACTCACACAACATGCTTATTATTGGAGAAACTGGATCTGGCAAATCGTTTCTTGTTAAACTCCTGATTCACAGACTGATGACAAAACACGTATGTGAAAAGTTTTTCATATTCGATCCTCTAAATGAATATCCCTCCAAGATATTTGGTGGAAAGGCTATCTTTCTGTATATAGACGCAGAGGGTAAAATCCTTCCATCTATAGACCATAATGGATTTTGGAATGATGAATCAAAGGGAAATTTGTCCGGCGATCAGGATGTTGTTATTGTTAGGCCATCAGATGGGGTTGATTTTAACGAACGCGCAATAACATCAATGCTCAAACTTGCCAACCAATTTATGGCTGCTGGAAACGAGAAGAAGATGCTCATATTCGACGAGTGCCATATCATCACGTCGATGCCTGCAGGATTCAATGCACTGAATTCCATGGTCAGACACTCAAGGCATTATAACGCATCGATTGTGGATATATCGCAGAATGTAGATGATTTCCTAAGGCCGGAGCTCGCCTCGATAGCCTATAACAGCAACAGAATTTTTGTATTCAGGACAAGGAGCATGAGGACTGAACATAACACTGTCCTGAAACTGGAAGATTTTGATTTTGCCCCTGTACATTCCCTTCTCGGAGGAAAAACGGATTCTTTTTCCGAATGCGTATTGTCCAGTGGAAAAGATGTTAAAAAGATAAGGGTCCTATCAACTTCTGAGGAAAGGAGAATATTGTCTTCTTAA
- the lipA gene encoding lipoyl synthase, whose translation MIPEYAKVSLPSGERYASIKSTLRSRTLYTVCEEARCPNIAECWGAGTATFMILGGNCSRGCRFCSVTHGGMKPLDTEEPEKVAEAVRIMGLDYAVITSVDRDDLPDQGSAQFAAVISSVKKTGVKVEVLIPDFRGNTEFLNRIISEHPDVIAHNVETTRRLTPSVRDPRATYDQSLFVLRYVKSINSKQITKSSIMLGLGESDDEVEDTLADLRNAGVDIVTIGQYLRPSKKQLAVFEYSPMERFKKFEKIAYALGFSFVASGPLVRTSYRAAEAYVRRLEINDRSN comes from the coding sequence GTGATTCCGGAATATGCTAAGGTTAGCCTCCCATCTGGTGAGAGATATGCCAGTATAAAGAGTACACTGAGGTCTCGTACGCTTTATACTGTCTGTGAAGAAGCAAGGTGCCCGAACATTGCCGAATGCTGGGGAGCTGGGACTGCTACGTTCATGATCCTCGGCGGCAACTGCTCCAGAGGGTGTAGGTTCTGTTCCGTAACCCACGGTGGAATGAAGCCTCTCGATACAGAAGAACCTGAGAAGGTCGCAGAAGCTGTCAGAATTATGGGCTTGGATTATGCAGTCATTACTTCAGTAGACCGGGATGATCTTCCAGATCAGGGGAGTGCTCAATTTGCTGCCGTGATATCTTCCGTAAAGAAAACAGGGGTTAAGGTTGAAGTCTTAATTCCGGATTTTCGTGGAAACACTGAATTTTTAAACAGGATAATCTCGGAACACCCAGATGTCATAGCACACAATGTTGAAACCACCAGGCGTTTGACGCCTTCGGTTAGGGACCCCAGGGCAACATACGATCAGTCTCTTTTTGTCCTGAGATACGTAAAATCCATCAACAGTAAACAGATCACCAAGTCGTCCATAATGCTTGGCCTTGGAGAATCTGATGATGAAGTGGAGGATACGCTTGCAGATTTGAGGAATGCTGGAGTTGATATTGTGACAATAGGTCAATATTTGAGACCATCTAAAAAACAACTTGCGGTTTTTGAATATTCTCCTATGGAGCGATTCAAAAAGTTTGAGAAAATTGCCTACGCACTTGGGTTCTCTTTTGTGGCTTCTGGCCCTCTGGTAAGAACCTCATACAGGGCTGCGGAGGCTTATGTCAGGAGGTTGGAAATCAATGACAGAAGTAATTAA
- a CDS encoding NTPase codes for MAVKVGITGPVGSIKAEAVSKIIDMLQKDGKIVQGVLVSEIVENNKLYGYSLFDINTKKRIVFAQATIVSRVKIDKLGVDTRLLEEILIPSLKKAREEADVIIIDEIGKLENTTKTIRSEIQTTLKSEKPLIVTLHKKSRNPVLQEIRSLEGIRVFDITPINRNILPFKVLKVLKGEEGVT; via the coding sequence ATGGCAGTAAAGGTAGGAATAACTGGGCCCGTTGGTTCTATAAAAGCGGAGGCCGTGTCAAAGATCATAGACATGCTTCAAAAGGACGGAAAGATTGTACAGGGAGTTTTAGTTTCGGAAATTGTAGAGAATAACAAACTGTATGGCTATTCTCTTTTCGACATAAACACGAAGAAGAGAATTGTGTTTGCGCAGGCCACGATAGTCTCAAGAGTCAAGATAGATAAACTCGGAGTCGATACCAGGCTTCTTGAAGAGATTCTTATACCGAGCCTTAAAAAGGCTCGTGAAGAAGCGGACGTGATAATAATAGACGAGATAGGAAAACTTGAGAATACAACAAAAACCATTAGAAGCGAAATTCAGACAACGCTGAAATCTGAGAAACCACTCATAGTCACATTACACAAGAAATCAAGGAATCCAGTCCTTCAGGAGATTCGAAGCCTGGAGGGGATAAGAGTATTCGACATAACGCCAATAAACAGGAACATACTTCCGTTCAAGGTTCTTAAGGTATTGAAAGGAGAAGAGGGCGTTACGTGA
- a CDS encoding dihydroneopterin aldolase family protein — translation MRDPASKFFHCSDRERAIFEAGVKLGTVYHQYIGAPLNLTNVESLEKAIEESISVQPFVEKATVRIDKNMINKHKGLYKYITLTGNMLDVSLKVKYKNEEIRARLRYVPEMDYPLMYVED, via the coding sequence ATGCGCGATCCTGCTAGTAAATTTTTTCACTGTTCGGACAGAGAGAGAGCAATATTCGAAGCTGGCGTAAAACTTGGAACGGTTTATCACCAATACATCGGTGCACCTTTGAACCTTACCAACGTCGAATCTCTGGAAAAGGCCATAGAAGAGAGCATAAGTGTTCAACCGTTCGTAGAGAAAGCTACGGTCAGAATCGACAAGAACATGATAAACAAACACAAGGGTCTGTACAAGTACATAACATTAACCGGGAACATGCTTGATGTCTCTCTCAAAGTGAAATACAAGAATGAGGAAATAAGGGCTAGATTACGCTACGTCCCGGAAATGGACTATCCATTAATGTACGTGGAGGATTAA
- a CDS encoding alpha-ketoacid dehydrogenase subunit beta, whose product MSIMNMVQAINHTLDFSMSEDDSVILLGEDIGKDGGVFRVTDGLQAKFGEQRVIDTPLNELGIVGAAIGMAVSGLKPIPEIQFQDFIFTSMDQIINQMAKMRYRTGGTVTVPLVLRTAVGGGIKGGLYHSQSGESYFVHTAGLTVVMPSNPLDAAGLLFSSIGYGDPVIFLEPKKLYRSEKIEVPDERFDVAIGKASLIHEGDSLSIITYGSMVPVVKKTVENNSLDADVLDLRTLSPLDVDSIVKTAKKTGRVMIVHEAPRTLGMGAEISALISERAIEYLYAPILRVTGLDTPFPYRLEDLYFPDERRILNASSKLMEYR is encoded by the coding sequence ATGAGTATCATGAACATGGTGCAGGCGATAAATCATACCCTTGACTTTTCTATGTCGGAAGATGATTCCGTCATTCTCCTTGGGGAGGATATCGGAAAAGATGGTGGAGTCTTCAGAGTCACTGATGGATTGCAGGCCAAATTTGGAGAACAGAGGGTAATCGATACCCCGTTGAATGAACTTGGCATAGTTGGGGCAGCCATAGGTATGGCCGTTTCTGGTCTTAAGCCGATCCCGGAGATTCAGTTCCAGGATTTTATTTTCACTTCGATGGATCAGATAATAAATCAGATGGCGAAGATGAGGTACCGAACTGGCGGCACTGTAACTGTACCTCTAGTCCTCAGGACCGCAGTTGGTGGCGGGATAAAAGGTGGGCTTTATCATTCACAAAGTGGTGAATCATATTTTGTTCACACTGCAGGCTTGACGGTTGTAATGCCATCAAATCCTCTGGACGCTGCCGGGTTGCTGTTCTCCTCGATAGGTTACGGCGATCCTGTCATTTTCCTTGAACCAAAAAAATTGTACCGTTCTGAGAAAATAGAAGTCCCGGATGAAAGATTTGATGTTGCTATAGGAAAAGCCAGCCTGATACACGAAGGAGATAGTCTTTCTATCATAACTTACGGATCGATGGTGCCCGTAGTAAAGAAAACTGTTGAAAATAACAGCCTGGATGCGGATGTACTCGATCTCCGGACTCTCTCCCCCCTCGACGTCGATTCTATAGTGAAAACAGCAAAGAAGACCGGCCGAGTGATGATTGTCCATGAAGCTCCCAGAACACTGGGCATGGGCGCAGAGATATCTGCACTTATATCTGAGAGGGCCATTGAATATCTTTACGCACCTATCCTAAGAGTAACAGGACTGGACACGCCGTTCCCATACCGGTTAGAGGATCTTTATTTCCCTGATGAGAGAAGGATTCTCAATGCATCGAGCAAGCTGATGGAATACAGGTGA
- a CDS encoding 2-oxo acid dehydrogenase subunit E2, whose translation MFEFKLPDIGEGISEGEIVKWDVKPGDRIEKEKDMVEVMTDKVTVKIPSPVSGIVKELKFKEGQMAKVGDVIIEIETSESVPEKETKEQTITQKEEPSKVMEQNIHETTQTRVLASPAVRRIARENDIDLALVPASGENGRVTLDDLWKFVDNQSKALETQKEVPVDVEKPKVEAPVLVGEEEILEMHGLRRLIFDKMTKSKQTIPHYTVVELADVTKISGMIEDYRAAGIKVTYTAFFVKAAAIALKEFPYINAIYNEGKKNYTLKKYYNIGVAVDTPDGLTVPVLKNVDRKSINKISGEVRDLAEKARNNTLSLQDVQDATFTVTNVGTIGGLMSTPIINYPEVAILGVHKVSEETVGGEKRYSTYISLSCDHRLIDGAMGTRFLVRVKNILENPVMLFVE comes from the coding sequence GTGTTTGAGTTTAAGCTTCCAGATATTGGCGAGGGCATTTCTGAGGGGGAGATAGTGAAGTGGGATGTCAAACCCGGAGACCGCATAGAGAAGGAAAAGGACATGGTCGAAGTCATGACCGACAAGGTCACTGTAAAAATACCATCCCCTGTTAGCGGAATAGTTAAGGAACTAAAATTTAAAGAGGGGCAAATGGCCAAGGTTGGAGATGTAATAATCGAGATAGAAACTTCAGAATCAGTGCCTGAAAAGGAGACCAAAGAACAAACTATTACACAAAAGGAAGAACCATCAAAGGTTATGGAACAAAATATCCATGAGACCACACAGACAAGGGTTCTAGCAAGTCCTGCCGTGAGAAGAATTGCGAGGGAGAATGATATAGATCTTGCCCTTGTTCCTGCTTCTGGTGAAAACGGAAGGGTAACGCTGGATGATCTGTGGAAATTTGTTGACAACCAGAGTAAAGCCCTCGAGACCCAGAAAGAAGTTCCTGTGGATGTAGAGAAACCAAAGGTAGAAGCTCCTGTTCTGGTTGGAGAAGAAGAGATCCTGGAAATGCATGGCTTAAGGAGACTCATCTTCGACAAGATGACAAAGTCGAAGCAGACGATTCCTCATTATACCGTCGTGGAGCTTGCAGACGTTACAAAGATTTCTGGAATGATTGAGGATTACAGGGCTGCAGGGATCAAGGTAACATATACCGCATTCTTCGTTAAAGCCGCTGCAATTGCATTGAAGGAGTTCCCTTACATCAACGCCATATACAATGAAGGTAAGAAGAATTATACCCTGAAGAAATACTATAATATTGGGGTTGCAGTTGATACACCTGACGGACTCACTGTTCCAGTTTTGAAAAACGTGGATAGGAAGAGCATAAACAAGATCTCTGGCGAAGTTCGTGACCTGGCAGAAAAGGCCCGAAACAACACTCTTTCTTTGCAGGACGTGCAGGATGCAACTTTCACTGTAACAAACGTTGGGACTATAGGTGGATTAATGTCGACTCCGATCATCAATTACCCTGAAGTCGCAATACTAGGTGTGCATAAGGTAAGTGAAGAAACAGTTGGTGGAGAAAAGAGGTACTCCACATACATATCGCTATCGTGTGACCACAGGCTTATTGATGGTGCTATGGGAACCCGTTTTCTCGTGAGGGTCAAGAACATTCTTGAGAATCCGGTCATGCTTTTTGTGGAGTGA